In Phocoena sinus isolate mPhoSin1 chromosome X, mPhoSin1.pri, whole genome shotgun sequence, a genomic segment contains:
- the LAS1L gene encoding ribosomal biogenesis protein LAS1L isoform X10, which produces MDRVWSAWCGKCVKEKGSPPLWAQRIVVAWLSRAEWDQVTVYLFSDDHKLQRYALNRITVWRSRLGNELPLAVASTADLVRCKLMDVTGGLGTDELRLLYGMALVRFVNLISERKTKFAKLPLKFLAQEVNIPDWIVELRHELTHKKMPHINDCRRGCYFVLDWLQKTYWCRQLENSLRETWELEEDREETDEEDQEEDKNIVVDDVTEQKPEPKDEEKGAELDVKADGNSEGNKEVDPHWQKAVRHKELYERARELLVSYEEEQFKVLEKFRYLPQAIKAWNNLSPPVECILAELKGITWENREALLDAFLDDGFLIPTFEQLAALQLDYEGRNARRFSASQWEARKNWRLFNCSASLDWPQVVESCLGSPCWASPQLLQLIFKAMGQVLPDEEQEKLLHICSIYTQSGENNLVQEGSEASPIGKSPYTLDSLYWSLKPAGSSSGPEGEAQQQEEQGSLNDAKEDEKKKQEALEDQMEEEEGEEEEEENDAQKWEEEEEGDDDDDDDDDDDDDDDGEDEEEEDRMEVGPFSMEEESPTAENARLLAQKRGALEGSTWQVSSEDVRWDTFPLGRMPGQTEDPSELMLENYDTMYLLDQPVLDQRLEPPTCKTGCISVTVDLPERKDDGFALSCHPHLPGRTFDLQEAGEARVFRAGPGKRRAVFSLAPWA; this is translated from the exons ATGGATCGCGTGTGGAGTGCGTGGTGCGGGAAGTGCGTCAAAGAGAAAGGGTCGCCGCCACTCTGGGCCCAGCGCATCGTGGTCGCCTGGCTCAGTAGGGCCGAGTGGGATCAGGTGACAGTGTATCTGTTCTCTGACGACCATAAATTGCAGCGATACGCGCTGAACCGCATCACCGTGTGGAGGAGCAG GTTAGGCAACGAACTCCCCCTGGCAGTGGCTTCTACTGCTGACCTGGTACGCTGTAAGCTCATGGATGTAACTGGTGGCTTGGGCACTGATGAACTTAGACTGCTCTATGGCATGGCATTGGTCAG GTTTGTGAACCTTATCTCGGAGAGGAAAACAAAGTTTGCCAAGCTCCCTCTCAAGTTCCTGGCTCAGGAG GTGAACATTCCAGATTGGATTGTTGAACTTCGCCATGAGTTGACCCACAAGAAAATGCCCCATATAAATGACTGCCGCAGGG GCTGTTACTTTGTCCTGGATTGGCTCCAGAAGACCTACTGGTGCCGCCAACTGGAGAACAGCCTAAGAGAGACCTGGGAGTTGGAGGAGGACAGGGAAGAGACAGATGAAGAAGACCAAGAGGAAGATAAGAACATTGTCGTTGATGACGTCACAGAACAGAAACCAGAGCCTAAGGATGAGGAGAAAGGTGCAGAGCTGGATGTTAAGGCTGATGGAAACAGTGAAGGCAACAAAGAGGTTGATCCACATTGGCAAAAGGCTGTGAGACATAAAGAGTTGTATG AAAGAGCCCGAGAACTGCTGGTATCCTATGAAGAGGAGCAGTTTAAG GTGCTGGAGAAATTTAGGTATTTACCTCAGGCCATTAAGGCGTGGAATAACCTGTCCCCACCTGTAGAATGCATCCTGGCAGAGCTCAAGGGCATTACATGGGAGAACAG GGAGGCTCTGCTAGATGCTTTTCTGGATGACGGCTTTCTCATCCCCACATTTGAACAGTTGGCAGCTTTGCAGTTAGACTATGAAG gaCGGAACGCCCGCCGGTTTTCTGCAAGCCAGTGGGAAGCGAGGAAGAACTGGAGGCTATTCAACTGCTCTGCCTCCCTTGACTGGCCCCAGGTGGTTGAGTCCTGCTTGGGTTCACCTTGCTGGGCCAGCCCCCAACTCCTTCAGCT CATCTTCAAAGCCATGGGGCAGGTCCTGCCAGATGAGGAGCAGGAGAAGCTGCTGCACATTTGTTCCATTTATACCCAGAGTGGAGAAAACAACCTGGTGCAGGAGGGCTCAGAGGCTTCCCCTATTGGGAAGTCTCCATACACACTGGACAGCCTGTACTGGAGCCTCAAACCAGCTGGCTCGAGCTCTGGACCTGAAGGAGAAGCCCAGCAACAGGAGGAACAGGGCAGCCTTAATGATGCCAAGGAAGATGAGAAGAAGAAGCAAGAGGCCTTGGAAGACCagatggaagaggaggagggagaggaggaggaagaggaaaatgatgcccagaagtgggaggaggaggaggaaggtgatgatgatgacgacgatgACGACGACGACGATGATGACGACGACGGCGaagatgaggaggaggaagacaggaTGGAAGTGGGGCCTTTCTCTATGGAGGAAGAGTCCCCCACTGCTGAGAATGCCAGGCTCCTGGCCCAGAAAAGAGGAGCTTTGGAGGGCTCTACATGGCAAGTTAGCTCAG AAGATGTACGATGGGACACTTTCCCCTTAGGCCGAATGCCAGGTCAGACCGAGGACCCATCAGAGCTTATGCTGGAGAATTATGACACCATGTATCTTTTGGACCAGCCTGTGCTAGACCAGCGGCTGGAACCCCCAACATGCAAGACTGG CTGCATTAGTGTAACCGTGGATCTCCCTGAGAGGAAGGATGATGGCTTTGCTCTCAGCTGTCACCCTCATCTACCTGGAAGAACTTTTGACCTGCAGGAAGCAGGGGAAGCAAGAGTGTTCCGAGCAGGGCCAGGGAAGAGGAGGGCAGTCTTCTCCCTAG CACCCTGGGCCTGA
- the LAS1L gene encoding ribosomal biogenesis protein LAS1L isoform X1: MDRVWSAWCGKCVKEKGSPPLWAQRIVVAWLSRAEWDQVTVYLFSDDHKLQRYALNRITVWRSRLGNELPLAVASTADLVRCKLMDVTGGLGTDELRLLYGMALVRFVNLISERKTKFAKLPLKFLAQEVNIPDWIVELRHELTHKKMPHINDCRRGCYFVLDWLQKTYWCRQLENSLRETWELEEDREETDEEDQEEDKNIVVDDVTEQKPEPKDEEKGAELDVKADGNSEGNKEVDPHWQKAVRHKELYERARELLVSYEEEQFKVLEKFRYLPQAIKAWNNLSPPVECILAELKGITWENREALLDAFLDDGFLIPTFEQLAALQLDYEDGQTEVQRGEGTDPKSHKNVDLNDVLVPRPFSQFWQPLLRGLHSQTFTQALLERMLSELPALGDTGIRPTYILRWTIELIVANTKTGRNARRFSASQWEARKNWRLFNCSASLDWPQVVESCLGSPCWASPQLLQLIFKAMGQVLPDEEQEKLLHICSIYTQSGENNLVQEGSEASPIGKSPYTLDSLYWSLKPAGSSSGPEGEAQQQEEQGSLNDAKEDEKKKQEALEDQMEEEEGEEEEEENDAQKWEEEEEGDDDDDDDDDDDDDDDGEDEEEEDRMEVGPFSMEEESPTAENARLLAQKRGALEGSTWQVSSEDVRWDTFPLGRMPGQTEDPSELMLENYDTMYLLDQPVLDQRLEPPTCKTGCISVTVDLPERKDDGFALSCHPHLPGRTFDLQEAGEARVFRAGPGKRRAVFSLAPWA; encoded by the exons ATGGATCGCGTGTGGAGTGCGTGGTGCGGGAAGTGCGTCAAAGAGAAAGGGTCGCCGCCACTCTGGGCCCAGCGCATCGTGGTCGCCTGGCTCAGTAGGGCCGAGTGGGATCAGGTGACAGTGTATCTGTTCTCTGACGACCATAAATTGCAGCGATACGCGCTGAACCGCATCACCGTGTGGAGGAGCAG GTTAGGCAACGAACTCCCCCTGGCAGTGGCTTCTACTGCTGACCTGGTACGCTGTAAGCTCATGGATGTAACTGGTGGCTTGGGCACTGATGAACTTAGACTGCTCTATGGCATGGCATTGGTCAG GTTTGTGAACCTTATCTCGGAGAGGAAAACAAAGTTTGCCAAGCTCCCTCTCAAGTTCCTGGCTCAGGAG GTGAACATTCCAGATTGGATTGTTGAACTTCGCCATGAGTTGACCCACAAGAAAATGCCCCATATAAATGACTGCCGCAGGG GCTGTTACTTTGTCCTGGATTGGCTCCAGAAGACCTACTGGTGCCGCCAACTGGAGAACAGCCTAAGAGAGACCTGGGAGTTGGAGGAGGACAGGGAAGAGACAGATGAAGAAGACCAAGAGGAAGATAAGAACATTGTCGTTGATGACGTCACAGAACAGAAACCAGAGCCTAAGGATGAGGAGAAAGGTGCAGAGCTGGATGTTAAGGCTGATGGAAACAGTGAAGGCAACAAAGAGGTTGATCCACATTGGCAAAAGGCTGTGAGACATAAAGAGTTGTATG AAAGAGCCCGAGAACTGCTGGTATCCTATGAAGAGGAGCAGTTTAAG GTGCTGGAGAAATTTAGGTATTTACCTCAGGCCATTAAGGCGTGGAATAACCTGTCCCCACCTGTAGAATGCATCCTGGCAGAGCTCAAGGGCATTACATGGGAGAACAG GGAGGCTCTGCTAGATGCTTTTCTGGATGACGGCTTTCTCATCCCCACATTTGAACAGTTGGCAGCTTTGCAGTTAGACTATGAAG ATGGGcagactgaggtccagagaggggaaggtactgacccaaagtcacaca AAAATGTGGACTTGAATGACGTCCTGGTGCCAAGGCCGTTCTCTCAATTCTGGCAGCCCCTGCTCAGGGGCCTCCACTCCCAGACCTTCACACAGGCCCTGCTGGAAAGGATGCTCTCTGAGCTGCCAGCCTTGGGGGACACTGGGATCCGGCCCACCTACATCCTCAGATGGACCATTGAACTGATCGTGGCTAACACCAAAACTG gaCGGAACGCCCGCCGGTTTTCTGCAAGCCAGTGGGAAGCGAGGAAGAACTGGAGGCTATTCAACTGCTCTGCCTCCCTTGACTGGCCCCAGGTGGTTGAGTCCTGCTTGGGTTCACCTTGCTGGGCCAGCCCCCAACTCCTTCAGCT CATCTTCAAAGCCATGGGGCAGGTCCTGCCAGATGAGGAGCAGGAGAAGCTGCTGCACATTTGTTCCATTTATACCCAGAGTGGAGAAAACAACCTGGTGCAGGAGGGCTCAGAGGCTTCCCCTATTGGGAAGTCTCCATACACACTGGACAGCCTGTACTGGAGCCTCAAACCAGCTGGCTCGAGCTCTGGACCTGAAGGAGAAGCCCAGCAACAGGAGGAACAGGGCAGCCTTAATGATGCCAAGGAAGATGAGAAGAAGAAGCAAGAGGCCTTGGAAGACCagatggaagaggaggagggagaggaggaggaagaggaaaatgatgcccagaagtgggaggaggaggaggaaggtgatgatgatgacgacgatgACGACGACGACGATGATGACGACGACGGCGaagatgaggaggaggaagacaggaTGGAAGTGGGGCCTTTCTCTATGGAGGAAGAGTCCCCCACTGCTGAGAATGCCAGGCTCCTGGCCCAGAAAAGAGGAGCTTTGGAGGGCTCTACATGGCAAGTTAGCTCAG AAGATGTACGATGGGACACTTTCCCCTTAGGCCGAATGCCAGGTCAGACCGAGGACCCATCAGAGCTTATGCTGGAGAATTATGACACCATGTATCTTTTGGACCAGCCTGTGCTAGACCAGCGGCTGGAACCCCCAACATGCAAGACTGG CTGCATTAGTGTAACCGTGGATCTCCCTGAGAGGAAGGATGATGGCTTTGCTCTCAGCTGTCACCCTCATCTACCTGGAAGAACTTTTGACCTGCAGGAAGCAGGGGAAGCAAGAGTGTTCCGAGCAGGGCCAGGGAAGAGGAGGGCAGTCTTCTCCCTAG CACCCTGGGCCTGA
- the LAS1L gene encoding ribosomal biogenesis protein LAS1L isoform X4 — protein MDRVWSAWCGKCVKEKGSPPLWAQRIVVAWLSRAEWDQVTVYLFSDDHKLQRYALNRITVWRSRLGNELPLAVASTADLVRCKLMDVTGGLGTDELRLLYGMALVRFVNLISERKTKFAKLPLKFLAQEVNIPDWIVELRHELTHKKMPHINDCRRGCYFVLDWLQKTYWCRQLENSLRETWELEEDREETDEEDQEEDKNIVVDDVTEQKPEPKDEEKGAELDVKADGNSEGNKEVDPHWQKAVRHKELYERARELLVSYEEEQFKVLEKFRYLPQAIKAWNNLSPPVECILAELKGITWENREALLDAFLDDGFLIPTFEQLAALQLDYEDGQTEVQRGEGTDPKSHKNVDLNDVLVPRPFSQFWQPLLRGLHSQTFTQALLERMLSELPALGDTGIRPTYILRWTIELIVANTKTGRNARRFSASQWEARKNWRLFNCSASLDWPQVVESCLGSPCWASPQLLQLIFKAMGQVLPDEEQEKLLHICSIYTQSGENNLVQEGSEASPIGKSPYTLDSLYWSLKPAGSSSGPEGEAQQQEEQGSLNDAKEDEKKKQEALEDQMEEEEGEEEEEENDAQKWEEEEEGDDDDDDDDDDDDDDDGEDEEEEDRMEVGPFSMEEESPTAENARLLAQKRGALEGSTWQVSSEDVRWDTFPLGRMPGQTEDPSELMLENYDTMYLLDQPVLDQRLEPPTCKTGCHPHLPGRTFDLQEAGEARVFRAGPGKRRAVFSLAPWA, from the exons ATGGATCGCGTGTGGAGTGCGTGGTGCGGGAAGTGCGTCAAAGAGAAAGGGTCGCCGCCACTCTGGGCCCAGCGCATCGTGGTCGCCTGGCTCAGTAGGGCCGAGTGGGATCAGGTGACAGTGTATCTGTTCTCTGACGACCATAAATTGCAGCGATACGCGCTGAACCGCATCACCGTGTGGAGGAGCAG GTTAGGCAACGAACTCCCCCTGGCAGTGGCTTCTACTGCTGACCTGGTACGCTGTAAGCTCATGGATGTAACTGGTGGCTTGGGCACTGATGAACTTAGACTGCTCTATGGCATGGCATTGGTCAG GTTTGTGAACCTTATCTCGGAGAGGAAAACAAAGTTTGCCAAGCTCCCTCTCAAGTTCCTGGCTCAGGAG GTGAACATTCCAGATTGGATTGTTGAACTTCGCCATGAGTTGACCCACAAGAAAATGCCCCATATAAATGACTGCCGCAGGG GCTGTTACTTTGTCCTGGATTGGCTCCAGAAGACCTACTGGTGCCGCCAACTGGAGAACAGCCTAAGAGAGACCTGGGAGTTGGAGGAGGACAGGGAAGAGACAGATGAAGAAGACCAAGAGGAAGATAAGAACATTGTCGTTGATGACGTCACAGAACAGAAACCAGAGCCTAAGGATGAGGAGAAAGGTGCAGAGCTGGATGTTAAGGCTGATGGAAACAGTGAAGGCAACAAAGAGGTTGATCCACATTGGCAAAAGGCTGTGAGACATAAAGAGTTGTATG AAAGAGCCCGAGAACTGCTGGTATCCTATGAAGAGGAGCAGTTTAAG GTGCTGGAGAAATTTAGGTATTTACCTCAGGCCATTAAGGCGTGGAATAACCTGTCCCCACCTGTAGAATGCATCCTGGCAGAGCTCAAGGGCATTACATGGGAGAACAG GGAGGCTCTGCTAGATGCTTTTCTGGATGACGGCTTTCTCATCCCCACATTTGAACAGTTGGCAGCTTTGCAGTTAGACTATGAAG ATGGGcagactgaggtccagagaggggaaggtactgacccaaagtcacaca AAAATGTGGACTTGAATGACGTCCTGGTGCCAAGGCCGTTCTCTCAATTCTGGCAGCCCCTGCTCAGGGGCCTCCACTCCCAGACCTTCACACAGGCCCTGCTGGAAAGGATGCTCTCTGAGCTGCCAGCCTTGGGGGACACTGGGATCCGGCCCACCTACATCCTCAGATGGACCATTGAACTGATCGTGGCTAACACCAAAACTG gaCGGAACGCCCGCCGGTTTTCTGCAAGCCAGTGGGAAGCGAGGAAGAACTGGAGGCTATTCAACTGCTCTGCCTCCCTTGACTGGCCCCAGGTGGTTGAGTCCTGCTTGGGTTCACCTTGCTGGGCCAGCCCCCAACTCCTTCAGCT CATCTTCAAAGCCATGGGGCAGGTCCTGCCAGATGAGGAGCAGGAGAAGCTGCTGCACATTTGTTCCATTTATACCCAGAGTGGAGAAAACAACCTGGTGCAGGAGGGCTCAGAGGCTTCCCCTATTGGGAAGTCTCCATACACACTGGACAGCCTGTACTGGAGCCTCAAACCAGCTGGCTCGAGCTCTGGACCTGAAGGAGAAGCCCAGCAACAGGAGGAACAGGGCAGCCTTAATGATGCCAAGGAAGATGAGAAGAAGAAGCAAGAGGCCTTGGAAGACCagatggaagaggaggagggagaggaggaggaagaggaaaatgatgcccagaagtgggaggaggaggaggaaggtgatgatgatgacgacgatgACGACGACGACGATGATGACGACGACGGCGaagatgaggaggaggaagacaggaTGGAAGTGGGGCCTTTCTCTATGGAGGAAGAGTCCCCCACTGCTGAGAATGCCAGGCTCCTGGCCCAGAAAAGAGGAGCTTTGGAGGGCTCTACATGGCAAGTTAGCTCAG AAGATGTACGATGGGACACTTTCCCCTTAGGCCGAATGCCAGGTCAGACCGAGGACCCATCAGAGCTTATGCTGGAGAATTATGACACCATGTATCTTTTGGACCAGCCTGTGCTAGACCAGCGGCTGGAACCCCCAACATGCAAGACTGG CTGTCACCCTCATCTACCTGGAAGAACTTTTGACCTGCAGGAAGCAGGGGAAGCAAGAGTGTTCCGAGCAGGGCCAGGGAAGAGGAGGGCAGTCTTCTCCCTAG CACCCTGGGCCTGA
- the LAS1L gene encoding ribosomal biogenesis protein LAS1L isoform X6, which yields MDRVWSAWCGKCVKEKGSPPLWAQRIVVAWLSRAEWDQVTVYLFSDDHKLQRYALNRITVWRSRLGNELPLAVASTADLVRCKLMDVTGGLGTDELRLLYGMALVRFVNLISERKTKFAKLPLKFLAQEVNIPDWIVELRHELTHKKMPHINDCRRGCYFVLDWLQKTYWCRQLENSLRETWELEEDREETDEEDQEEDKNIVVDDVTEQKPEPKDEEKGAELDVKADGNSEGNKEVDPHWQKAVRHKELYERARELLVSYEEEQFKVLEKFRYLPQAIKAWNNLSPPVECILAELKGITWENREALLDAFLDDGFLIPTFEQLAALQLDYEENVDLNDVLVPRPFSQFWQPLLRGLHSQTFTQALLERMLSELPALGDTGIRPTYILRWTIELIVANTKTGRNARRFSASQWEARKNWRLFNCSASLDWPQVVESCLGSPCWASPQLLQLIFKAMGQVLPDEEQEKLLHICSIYTQSGENNLVQEGSEASPIGKSPYTLDSLYWSLKPAGSSSGPEGEAQQQEEQGSLNDAKEDEKKKQEALEDQMEEEEGEEEEEENDAQKWEEEEEGDDDDDDDDDDDDDDDGEDEEEEDRMEVGPFSMEEESPTAENARLLAQKRGALEGSTWQVSSEDVRWDTFPLGRMPGQTEDPSELMLENYDTMYLLDQPVLDQRLEPPTCKTGCHPHLPGRTFDLQEAGEARVFRAGPGKRRAVFSLAPWA from the exons ATGGATCGCGTGTGGAGTGCGTGGTGCGGGAAGTGCGTCAAAGAGAAAGGGTCGCCGCCACTCTGGGCCCAGCGCATCGTGGTCGCCTGGCTCAGTAGGGCCGAGTGGGATCAGGTGACAGTGTATCTGTTCTCTGACGACCATAAATTGCAGCGATACGCGCTGAACCGCATCACCGTGTGGAGGAGCAG GTTAGGCAACGAACTCCCCCTGGCAGTGGCTTCTACTGCTGACCTGGTACGCTGTAAGCTCATGGATGTAACTGGTGGCTTGGGCACTGATGAACTTAGACTGCTCTATGGCATGGCATTGGTCAG GTTTGTGAACCTTATCTCGGAGAGGAAAACAAAGTTTGCCAAGCTCCCTCTCAAGTTCCTGGCTCAGGAG GTGAACATTCCAGATTGGATTGTTGAACTTCGCCATGAGTTGACCCACAAGAAAATGCCCCATATAAATGACTGCCGCAGGG GCTGTTACTTTGTCCTGGATTGGCTCCAGAAGACCTACTGGTGCCGCCAACTGGAGAACAGCCTAAGAGAGACCTGGGAGTTGGAGGAGGACAGGGAAGAGACAGATGAAGAAGACCAAGAGGAAGATAAGAACATTGTCGTTGATGACGTCACAGAACAGAAACCAGAGCCTAAGGATGAGGAGAAAGGTGCAGAGCTGGATGTTAAGGCTGATGGAAACAGTGAAGGCAACAAAGAGGTTGATCCACATTGGCAAAAGGCTGTGAGACATAAAGAGTTGTATG AAAGAGCCCGAGAACTGCTGGTATCCTATGAAGAGGAGCAGTTTAAG GTGCTGGAGAAATTTAGGTATTTACCTCAGGCCATTAAGGCGTGGAATAACCTGTCCCCACCTGTAGAATGCATCCTGGCAGAGCTCAAGGGCATTACATGGGAGAACAG GGAGGCTCTGCTAGATGCTTTTCTGGATGACGGCTTTCTCATCCCCACATTTGAACAGTTGGCAGCTTTGCAGTTAGACTATGAAG AAAATGTGGACTTGAATGACGTCCTGGTGCCAAGGCCGTTCTCTCAATTCTGGCAGCCCCTGCTCAGGGGCCTCCACTCCCAGACCTTCACACAGGCCCTGCTGGAAAGGATGCTCTCTGAGCTGCCAGCCTTGGGGGACACTGGGATCCGGCCCACCTACATCCTCAGATGGACCATTGAACTGATCGTGGCTAACACCAAAACTG gaCGGAACGCCCGCCGGTTTTCTGCAAGCCAGTGGGAAGCGAGGAAGAACTGGAGGCTATTCAACTGCTCTGCCTCCCTTGACTGGCCCCAGGTGGTTGAGTCCTGCTTGGGTTCACCTTGCTGGGCCAGCCCCCAACTCCTTCAGCT CATCTTCAAAGCCATGGGGCAGGTCCTGCCAGATGAGGAGCAGGAGAAGCTGCTGCACATTTGTTCCATTTATACCCAGAGTGGAGAAAACAACCTGGTGCAGGAGGGCTCAGAGGCTTCCCCTATTGGGAAGTCTCCATACACACTGGACAGCCTGTACTGGAGCCTCAAACCAGCTGGCTCGAGCTCTGGACCTGAAGGAGAAGCCCAGCAACAGGAGGAACAGGGCAGCCTTAATGATGCCAAGGAAGATGAGAAGAAGAAGCAAGAGGCCTTGGAAGACCagatggaagaggaggagggagaggaggaggaagaggaaaatgatgcccagaagtgggaggaggaggaggaaggtgatgatgatgacgacgatgACGACGACGACGATGATGACGACGACGGCGaagatgaggaggaggaagacaggaTGGAAGTGGGGCCTTTCTCTATGGAGGAAGAGTCCCCCACTGCTGAGAATGCCAGGCTCCTGGCCCAGAAAAGAGGAGCTTTGGAGGGCTCTACATGGCAAGTTAGCTCAG AAGATGTACGATGGGACACTTTCCCCTTAGGCCGAATGCCAGGTCAGACCGAGGACCCATCAGAGCTTATGCTGGAGAATTATGACACCATGTATCTTTTGGACCAGCCTGTGCTAGACCAGCGGCTGGAACCCCCAACATGCAAGACTGG CTGTCACCCTCATCTACCTGGAAGAACTTTTGACCTGCAGGAAGCAGGGGAAGCAAGAGTGTTCCGAGCAGGGCCAGGGAAGAGGAGGGCAGTCTTCTCCCTAG CACCCTGGGCCTGA
- the LAS1L gene encoding ribosomal biogenesis protein LAS1L isoform X3, with protein sequence MDRVWSAWCGKCVKEKGSPPLWAQRIVVAWLSRAEWDQVTVYLFSDDHKLQRYALNRITVWRSRLGNELPLAVASTADLVRCKLMDVTGGLGTDELRLLYGMALVRFVNLISERKTKFAKLPLKFLAQEVNIPDWIVELRHELTHKKMPHINDCRRGCYFVLDWLQKTYWCRQLENSLRETWELEEDREETDEEDQEEDKNIVVDDVTEQKPEPKDEEKGAELDVKADGNSEGNKEVDPHWQKAVRHKELYERARELLVSYEEEQFKVLEKFRYLPQAIKAWNNLSPPVECILAELKGITWENREALLDAFLDDGFLIPTFEQLAALQLDYEENVDLNDVLVPRPFSQFWQPLLRGLHSQTFTQALLERMLSELPALGDTGIRPTYILRWTIELIVANTKTGRNARRFSASQWEARKNWRLFNCSASLDWPQVVESCLGSPCWASPQLLQLIFKAMGQVLPDEEQEKLLHICSIYTQSGENNLVQEGSEASPIGKSPYTLDSLYWSLKPAGSSSGPEGEAQQQEEQGSLNDAKEDEKKKQEALEDQMEEEEGEEEEEENDAQKWEEEEEGDDDDDDDDDDDDDDDGEDEEEEDRMEVGPFSMEEESPTAENARLLAQKRGALEGSTWQVSSEDVRWDTFPLGRMPGQTEDPSELMLENYDTMYLLDQPVLDQRLEPPTCKTGCISVTVDLPERKDDGFALSCHPHLPGRTFDLQEAGEARVFRAGPGKRRAVFSLAPWA encoded by the exons ATGGATCGCGTGTGGAGTGCGTGGTGCGGGAAGTGCGTCAAAGAGAAAGGGTCGCCGCCACTCTGGGCCCAGCGCATCGTGGTCGCCTGGCTCAGTAGGGCCGAGTGGGATCAGGTGACAGTGTATCTGTTCTCTGACGACCATAAATTGCAGCGATACGCGCTGAACCGCATCACCGTGTGGAGGAGCAG GTTAGGCAACGAACTCCCCCTGGCAGTGGCTTCTACTGCTGACCTGGTACGCTGTAAGCTCATGGATGTAACTGGTGGCTTGGGCACTGATGAACTTAGACTGCTCTATGGCATGGCATTGGTCAG GTTTGTGAACCTTATCTCGGAGAGGAAAACAAAGTTTGCCAAGCTCCCTCTCAAGTTCCTGGCTCAGGAG GTGAACATTCCAGATTGGATTGTTGAACTTCGCCATGAGTTGACCCACAAGAAAATGCCCCATATAAATGACTGCCGCAGGG GCTGTTACTTTGTCCTGGATTGGCTCCAGAAGACCTACTGGTGCCGCCAACTGGAGAACAGCCTAAGAGAGACCTGGGAGTTGGAGGAGGACAGGGAAGAGACAGATGAAGAAGACCAAGAGGAAGATAAGAACATTGTCGTTGATGACGTCACAGAACAGAAACCAGAGCCTAAGGATGAGGAGAAAGGTGCAGAGCTGGATGTTAAGGCTGATGGAAACAGTGAAGGCAACAAAGAGGTTGATCCACATTGGCAAAAGGCTGTGAGACATAAAGAGTTGTATG AAAGAGCCCGAGAACTGCTGGTATCCTATGAAGAGGAGCAGTTTAAG GTGCTGGAGAAATTTAGGTATTTACCTCAGGCCATTAAGGCGTGGAATAACCTGTCCCCACCTGTAGAATGCATCCTGGCAGAGCTCAAGGGCATTACATGGGAGAACAG GGAGGCTCTGCTAGATGCTTTTCTGGATGACGGCTTTCTCATCCCCACATTTGAACAGTTGGCAGCTTTGCAGTTAGACTATGAAG AAAATGTGGACTTGAATGACGTCCTGGTGCCAAGGCCGTTCTCTCAATTCTGGCAGCCCCTGCTCAGGGGCCTCCACTCCCAGACCTTCACACAGGCCCTGCTGGAAAGGATGCTCTCTGAGCTGCCAGCCTTGGGGGACACTGGGATCCGGCCCACCTACATCCTCAGATGGACCATTGAACTGATCGTGGCTAACACCAAAACTG gaCGGAACGCCCGCCGGTTTTCTGCAAGCCAGTGGGAAGCGAGGAAGAACTGGAGGCTATTCAACTGCTCTGCCTCCCTTGACTGGCCCCAGGTGGTTGAGTCCTGCTTGGGTTCACCTTGCTGGGCCAGCCCCCAACTCCTTCAGCT CATCTTCAAAGCCATGGGGCAGGTCCTGCCAGATGAGGAGCAGGAGAAGCTGCTGCACATTTGTTCCATTTATACCCAGAGTGGAGAAAACAACCTGGTGCAGGAGGGCTCAGAGGCTTCCCCTATTGGGAAGTCTCCATACACACTGGACAGCCTGTACTGGAGCCTCAAACCAGCTGGCTCGAGCTCTGGACCTGAAGGAGAAGCCCAGCAACAGGAGGAACAGGGCAGCCTTAATGATGCCAAGGAAGATGAGAAGAAGAAGCAAGAGGCCTTGGAAGACCagatggaagaggaggagggagaggaggaggaagaggaaaatgatgcccagaagtgggaggaggaggaggaaggtgatgatgatgacgacgatgACGACGACGACGATGATGACGACGACGGCGaagatgaggaggaggaagacaggaTGGAAGTGGGGCCTTTCTCTATGGAGGAAGAGTCCCCCACTGCTGAGAATGCCAGGCTCCTGGCCCAGAAAAGAGGAGCTTTGGAGGGCTCTACATGGCAAGTTAGCTCAG AAGATGTACGATGGGACACTTTCCCCTTAGGCCGAATGCCAGGTCAGACCGAGGACCCATCAGAGCTTATGCTGGAGAATTATGACACCATGTATCTTTTGGACCAGCCTGTGCTAGACCAGCGGCTGGAACCCCCAACATGCAAGACTGG CTGCATTAGTGTAACCGTGGATCTCCCTGAGAGGAAGGATGATGGCTTTGCTCTCAGCTGTCACCCTCATCTACCTGGAAGAACTTTTGACCTGCAGGAAGCAGGGGAAGCAAGAGTGTTCCGAGCAGGGCCAGGGAAGAGGAGGGCAGTCTTCTCCCTAG CACCCTGGGCCTGA